The Nerophis ophidion isolate RoL-2023_Sa linkage group LG07, RoL_Noph_v1.0, whole genome shotgun sequence genome contains a region encoding:
- the elmod3 gene encoding ELMO domain-containing protein 3 isoform X3, protein MNGLIISHNVKDHTNGNAPLTSLPISALKQNGLLQSLAAGGDQLKPAEENAELEKAREEWEALENIQPAITEDSNPTPLISFNEALQYFQTTDLGDLLTNIQPTIRRTGLAAITHFLFGPPRLHRELLEERDLVFTIAQCHVDNSQTVHMRVLQTIYKRLIGCRLDCPRYGTHWENIGFQGTDPATDLRGTGFLGLMHTLYFVMDPETLPLARDIYKLSQHSTQNFPFSVMSINMTRIALQVLREEALSKECNRRQQVVGVLNEFYVATYLHLYQLWKTQQKTIADSGFVLKEVELFAKKNPKQMLRRLEVFLKERRVGGIPRGTSPEPPAQQPSSPSPGERAARVASAQGCKEKEMHFTGVCELPPDMEGDARLI, encoded by the exons ATGAATGGATTGATTATCAGTCATAATGTCAAAGACCACACCAACGGCAATGCCCCCCTCACATCCCTGCCG ATTTCAGCACTGAAGCAGAATGGTCTCCTGCAGAGTCTAGCAGCAGGAGGAGACCAGCTTAAACCTGCAG AAGAAAATGCAGAGTTGGAAAAGGCGAGAGAGGAGTGGGAAGCTCTGGAGAACATCCAACCAG CTATCACTGAGGACTCGAACCCGACACCGCTCATCTCTTTCAATGAAGCCCTTCAGTACTTCCAGACTACAGATCTCGGGGACTTGCTT ACGAACATCCAGCCAACTATTCGCAGGACAGGTCTCGCCGCTATCACACACTTCCTGTTTGGACCCCCTCGACTGCACAGGGAACTCCTTGAGGAACGAGATCTTGTCTTTACCATTGCGCAAT GCCACGTGGACAACAGCCAAACTGTCCACATGCGAGTTCTCCAAACCATTTATAAACGGCTCATCGGCTGCAGGCTGGACTGTCCACGATATGGGACACACTGGGAAAACATTGGCTTTCAGG GTACAGACCCAGCCACCGACCTGCGTGGCACTGGCTTCCTGGGACTTATGCACACTCTTTACTTTGTGATGGACCCAGAGACTCTGCCATTGGCTCGAGATATCTACAAGTTATCCCAACACTCTACTCAG AACTTTCCATTTAGTGTGATGTCAATCAACATGACCCGCATTGCTCTTCAAGTCCTCAGAGAAGAGGCCTTGTCCAA GGAGTGCAATCGCCGTCAGCAAGTGGTCGGCGTGTTGAATGAGTTTTATGTGGCCACATACCTGCACCTGTACCAACTGTGGAAGACCCAACAGAAAACCATTGCTGACTCTGGCTTTGTACTCAAAG AAGTGGAGCTGTTTGCCAAAAAGAACCCCAAGCAGATGCTTCGCCGACTAGAGGTCTTCCTGAAAGAGAGGCGGGTAGGTGGAATCCCTCGCGGGACGTCGCCAGAGCCACCGGCTCAGCAGCCTTCCTCTCCCAGCCCGGGAGAGCGAGCGGCCAGAGTGGCGAGCGCACAGGGATGCAAGGAAAAGGAGATGCATTTTACAGGAGTGTGTGAGCTACCGCCTGACATGGAGGGCGACGCCAGACTCATCTAA
- the elmod3 gene encoding ELMO domain-containing protein 3 isoform X2 translates to MEEDIDVTFHLEGQNGLSREPSEETTNGHLNQKPVMNGLIISHNVKDHTNGNAPLTSLPISALKQNGLLQSLAAGGDQLKPAENAELEKAREEWEALENIQPAITEDSNPTPLISFNEALQYFQTTDLGDLLTNIQPTIRRTGLAAITHFLFGPPRLHRELLEERDLVFTIAQCHVDNSQTVHMRVLQTIYKRLIGCRLDCPRYGTHWENIGFQGTDPATDLRGTGFLGLMHTLYFVMDPETLPLARDIYKLSQHSTQNFPFSVMSINMTRIALQVLREEALSKECNRRQQVVGVLNEFYVATYLHLYQLWKTQQKTIADSGFVLKEVELFAKKNPKQMLRRLEVFLKERRVGGIPRGTSPEPPAQQPSSPSPGERAARVASAQGCKEKEMHFTGVCELPPDMEGDARLI, encoded by the exons ATGGAAGAAGACATTGATGTCACTTTCCACCTTGAG GGCCAAAATGGTTTATCTCGAGAACCATCAGAAGAGACTACCAATGGACACTTGAACCAAAAGCCT gTCATGAATGGATTGATTATCAGTCATAATGTCAAAGACCACACCAACGGCAATGCCCCCCTCACATCCCTGCCG ATTTCAGCACTGAAGCAGAATGGTCTCCTGCAGAGTCTAGCAGCAGGAGGAGACCAGCTTAAACCTGCAG AAAATGCAGAGTTGGAAAAGGCGAGAGAGGAGTGGGAAGCTCTGGAGAACATCCAACCAG CTATCACTGAGGACTCGAACCCGACACCGCTCATCTCTTTCAATGAAGCCCTTCAGTACTTCCAGACTACAGATCTCGGGGACTTGCTT ACGAACATCCAGCCAACTATTCGCAGGACAGGTCTCGCCGCTATCACACACTTCCTGTTTGGACCCCCTCGACTGCACAGGGAACTCCTTGAGGAACGAGATCTTGTCTTTACCATTGCGCAAT GCCACGTGGACAACAGCCAAACTGTCCACATGCGAGTTCTCCAAACCATTTATAAACGGCTCATCGGCTGCAGGCTGGACTGTCCACGATATGGGACACACTGGGAAAACATTGGCTTTCAGG GTACAGACCCAGCCACCGACCTGCGTGGCACTGGCTTCCTGGGACTTATGCACACTCTTTACTTTGTGATGGACCCAGAGACTCTGCCATTGGCTCGAGATATCTACAAGTTATCCCAACACTCTACTCAG AACTTTCCATTTAGTGTGATGTCAATCAACATGACCCGCATTGCTCTTCAAGTCCTCAGAGAAGAGGCCTTGTCCAA GGAGTGCAATCGCCGTCAGCAAGTGGTCGGCGTGTTGAATGAGTTTTATGTGGCCACATACCTGCACCTGTACCAACTGTGGAAGACCCAACAGAAAACCATTGCTGACTCTGGCTTTGTACTCAAAG AAGTGGAGCTGTTTGCCAAAAAGAACCCCAAGCAGATGCTTCGCCGACTAGAGGTCTTCCTGAAAGAGAGGCGGGTAGGTGGAATCCCTCGCGGGACGTCGCCAGAGCCACCGGCTCAGCAGCCTTCCTCTCCCAGCCCGGGAGAGCGAGCGGCCAGAGTGGCGAGCGCACAGGGATGCAAGGAAAAGGAGATGCATTTTACAGGAGTGTGTGAGCTACCGCCTGACATGGAGGGCGACGCCAGACTCATCTAA
- the elmod3 gene encoding ELMO domain-containing protein 3 isoform X1 — protein MEEDIDVTFHLEGQNGLSREPSEETTNGHLNQKPVMNGLIISHNVKDHTNGNAPLTSLPISALKQNGLLQSLAAGGDQLKPAEENAELEKAREEWEALENIQPAITEDSNPTPLISFNEALQYFQTTDLGDLLTNIQPTIRRTGLAAITHFLFGPPRLHRELLEERDLVFTIAQCHVDNSQTVHMRVLQTIYKRLIGCRLDCPRYGTHWENIGFQGTDPATDLRGTGFLGLMHTLYFVMDPETLPLARDIYKLSQHSTQNFPFSVMSINMTRIALQVLREEALSKECNRRQQVVGVLNEFYVATYLHLYQLWKTQQKTIADSGFVLKEVELFAKKNPKQMLRRLEVFLKERRVGGIPRGTSPEPPAQQPSSPSPGERAARVASAQGCKEKEMHFTGVCELPPDMEGDARLI, from the exons ATGGAAGAAGACATTGATGTCACTTTCCACCTTGAG GGCCAAAATGGTTTATCTCGAGAACCATCAGAAGAGACTACCAATGGACACTTGAACCAAAAGCCT gTCATGAATGGATTGATTATCAGTCATAATGTCAAAGACCACACCAACGGCAATGCCCCCCTCACATCCCTGCCG ATTTCAGCACTGAAGCAGAATGGTCTCCTGCAGAGTCTAGCAGCAGGAGGAGACCAGCTTAAACCTGCAG AAGAAAATGCAGAGTTGGAAAAGGCGAGAGAGGAGTGGGAAGCTCTGGAGAACATCCAACCAG CTATCACTGAGGACTCGAACCCGACACCGCTCATCTCTTTCAATGAAGCCCTTCAGTACTTCCAGACTACAGATCTCGGGGACTTGCTT ACGAACATCCAGCCAACTATTCGCAGGACAGGTCTCGCCGCTATCACACACTTCCTGTTTGGACCCCCTCGACTGCACAGGGAACTCCTTGAGGAACGAGATCTTGTCTTTACCATTGCGCAAT GCCACGTGGACAACAGCCAAACTGTCCACATGCGAGTTCTCCAAACCATTTATAAACGGCTCATCGGCTGCAGGCTGGACTGTCCACGATATGGGACACACTGGGAAAACATTGGCTTTCAGG GTACAGACCCAGCCACCGACCTGCGTGGCACTGGCTTCCTGGGACTTATGCACACTCTTTACTTTGTGATGGACCCAGAGACTCTGCCATTGGCTCGAGATATCTACAAGTTATCCCAACACTCTACTCAG AACTTTCCATTTAGTGTGATGTCAATCAACATGACCCGCATTGCTCTTCAAGTCCTCAGAGAAGAGGCCTTGTCCAA GGAGTGCAATCGCCGTCAGCAAGTGGTCGGCGTGTTGAATGAGTTTTATGTGGCCACATACCTGCACCTGTACCAACTGTGGAAGACCCAACAGAAAACCATTGCTGACTCTGGCTTTGTACTCAAAG AAGTGGAGCTGTTTGCCAAAAAGAACCCCAAGCAGATGCTTCGCCGACTAGAGGTCTTCCTGAAAGAGAGGCGGGTAGGTGGAATCCCTCGCGGGACGTCGCCAGAGCCACCGGCTCAGCAGCCTTCCTCTCCCAGCCCGGGAGAGCGAGCGGCCAGAGTGGCGAGCGCACAGGGATGCAAGGAAAAGGAGATGCATTTTACAGGAGTGTGTGAGCTACCGCCTGACATGGAGGGCGACGCCAGACTCATCTAA